The nucleotide window ATTACCAAACCAGTGCCTTTTTGATGGCGACTTACTTCAAGGATATGACGGATGAAGAACGGTCTGAACTAACTATGGCGATGATGAAATCCGGGGACCATTTAGACTTATCCAGTATTCCTGGAATGAAGGTCGACAAGCATTCAACGGGTGGTGTTGGTGATAAGACGAGTATTCCGTTAGCGCCAATCGTGGCGGCATTGGGCATCCCTGTACCCATGATTTCTGGGCGTGGTCTTGGACACACTGGTGGAACCTTGGATAAATTGGAAGCGATTCCAGGCTATCAAGTAGAAATCAGCGAAGCAGATTTCTTACAACAGGTAAAGGACCAGGGGCTGGCCATCGTAGGTGCCACGGGGAATATTGCTCCAGCTGATAAGAAAATTTACGCCCTCCGTGACGTGACCGATACGGTGGATTCAATTCCATTGATTGCCAGCTCTATTATGAGTAAGAAGATTGCCTCGGGTACCGATGCTTTGGTTATTGACGTGAAGACTGGTGCGGGTGCTTTCATGAAGACACTCGATGACTCCCGTGAATTGGCGAAGGCCTTGGTGGGCATCGGTAAAGGTGTTGGCATGGACTGCATGGCCATTATTTCAGACATGAACCAACCCCTGGGAAATGCCATTGGAAATGCCTTGGAAATCAAGGAATCAATCGACCTCTTGAAGGGTGAAGCTCCAGCTGATATCACTGACCTAGTGCTGACGTTAGGGTCTCACATGGTCGTTATGTCTGGTAAGGCGAAGGACTTGGATGAAGCTCGGGCAATGTGTGAAAAGACCATTGAAGATGGTTCCGCACTGAAGAAGTTCGGTGATATGATTGAGGCCCAGGGCGGCGATCGGAATGTGATCGACCATCCTGAAATCATGCCCCAGGCGAAGTTCAAGATTCCATTGCTAGCCAAGAGCAGTGGGGTTGTGAGTCAAGTTGAAGCTGATGAAATGGGAATTGCCAGCATGTTACTGGGTGGTGGTCGACAGAAAGCCGATGACCAACTCGATTACGCCGTTGGTATCATGATGAATAAGAAGGTTGGGGATGCCGTCAAGGAAGGCGACACGCTGCTGACCATCTACAGTAATCGTGAAGACGTGGCCGATATCAAGGAACGGCTCTACGCGAACATTGAAATCAGTGCCAGCGCTAAGCCATTCACGTTGATCCACGAAACGGTGCGGTAAGCGTGTTTACCAGCTACTTTAGCGCTAACGTTTTAACTGAATAAACAGGGGTCTGGGGCGTTGGTCCCAGACCTTTTTTAGCCGCGTTAAATTTACTAACGAAATTCAACGGGAAAATGTCACCCCCTAATGATCGATTGAGTCAGAATACGTAGAATTCACAACGAAATCTGGTTTACAGGAAGATTGGCAAGTGTTCGAACTGTTCATGTTGGCTTAGCTAACGTAGTCCTGTCAGGTGATAAAAGGGGGAATGAACGTGCGGCAGGTGATTCAGCTTAGGGTCTGCTTATTAGTGGGATGACACGTGCATGTGAGGACTTCATATTTTTGGTAAAATATGACACAATAAGAGTGACAGGGGCATCAATATTGTTTACACTTTAGGGTAAAGTCAACCAAACTGAAGGTCAGGGGATGTTGCCGCCATGCTGGACAATTTATTAGCGGTTATTCGTGAAGAAAACTTATCGGAACAACTTTATCACAGTCTTGTTGGATTAGAGATTGAAGAACAGCGCATTGATAAGCACGGTCGGTTAAGCCGACAGCCGCATCCTAGTAAGCTGGGCTCCCGAACGTTTCATCCGTACATCCAAACTGACTTTACCGAAACGCAACTTGAAATCATTACGGACCCGAATCCTAACATCGGTGGGACGCTAGACCAATTAGATACGCTTCAGACAGTCGCTTACCGCTCACTTGAGGGGGACGACCGAATCTGGCCATTAAGTATGCCACCGATCATGGACCACGACGACTTGCAGTATGTGGCGGACCACTTTGAACGGCCAGCTATGCGACCTTACCGTGAGTATTTGGTTAAAAAATATGGGCTTCAACATGGGTGCCTCACGGGGGTTCACGTGAATTACAGCCTACCGGATCCCGTGATCCATCGTTTGTACAGTCACTACACCTCAGAGTTTAGTTCGCTGGTTGCTTTTAAGAACGCACTGTACTTCCGGATTGCCCAGAATTTTGTGCGGCATCAGTGGCTGTTGACGTATCTCTTTGGTGCCAGCCCCATTGCTGAGAAGGGATTCTTTGACCTGAAGCCGGAGGCCTTGCACAATCCCGTACGAAGCATTCGTAACAGTCGGTATGGCTTCGTCAACCTGCCACAGGAGCAAGTGACCTACACGTCGTTGCCGGCTCACTTGACACAGTTACAGCGCCTGATTGATGACGGTACGTACTTCTCTGCTCACGAGTTTTATGGTCCGGTCCGCTTGAAAGGCCAGGCCAATGAACGGGACTTTTTGACGGGGGGCATCCAGTACCTGGAACTGCGTGACTTTGACAACACGCCATTTACGGGGAATGGGGTTAGTCGCCACGCCCTGTACTTCATTAAAATGTTCATGATTTACTTGCTGACGGAACAGTTACCGGATAATCTGGCGGATGAATTAACCATTGCGCGGGCTAAAAACCAGGAAGTGGCGTTGGAGAATCCGTTAACGCCGACAAAATTCCAGGATGAGGGGGAGCGAATCTTCACTGATCTTCGGGAGATGGCTGATCAGATTGGTGCGCACACTGAGCACTGGGGGGTTATTGACGATCTGGAAGAAGTGTTGATGCACCCTGAATTAACGCCAGCGGCTAAGATGCTGACGCACATTGAAGACGATAGTTTGATGGCTTTTGGGCAGTCGGTGGCGCGGCGGTGGTATCAAGAACGGACTGTCACTAAGGACTTGTTACCCCAACTGCGCCGACTTGCTCCGCAATCTCAACGTTTCATTTTATCGGCTTTACAGGTGGGAATTCGGTTTTATCAGGTCCGTGATGAAGATGGTGCGGATCTCTTAATGTTCACGTTTGATGGCGTGACCCAAGTTCTCGGCGAACGAGAGACTAAAGTAGATAATCCAGTAGAACATCTGCGGCGGTTATTCCCAGACCTGCCCCCCTTACCGGAGCAGCCTGCGAATTGAGCTGATTTCTGATAAGTGAACGGCAATTTTAACCCTTAACTCTAAAATAAACGACTACACAGATTTTCCGTTTGGAAAACTTGTGTAGCCGTTTTTAGCATAGTACAGAAAACAGTAAAGTTATTTTAGCATTTGT belongs to Levilactobacillus yonginensis and includes:
- a CDS encoding pyrimidine-nucleoside phosphorylase; this translates as MRMVDIIDKKRNGGELTKEEIQTFVDGVVSGEIPDYQTSAFLMATYFKDMTDEERSELTMAMMKSGDHLDLSSIPGMKVDKHSTGGVGDKTSIPLAPIVAALGIPVPMISGRGLGHTGGTLDKLEAIPGYQVEISEADFLQQVKDQGLAIVGATGNIAPADKKIYALRDVTDTVDSIPLIASSIMSKKIASGTDALVIDVKTGAGAFMKTLDDSRELAKALVGIGKGVGMDCMAIISDMNQPLGNAIGNALEIKESIDLLKGEAPADITDLVLTLGSHMVVMSGKAKDLDEARAMCEKTIEDGSALKKFGDMIEAQGGDRNVIDHPEIMPQAKFKIPLLAKSSGVVSQVEADEMGIASMLLGGGRQKADDQLDYAVGIMMNKKVGDAVKEGDTLLTIYSNREDVADIKERLYANIEISASAKPFTLIHETVR
- a CDS encoding gamma-glutamylcysteine synthetase; the encoded protein is MLDNLLAVIREENLSEQLYHSLVGLEIEEQRIDKHGRLSRQPHPSKLGSRTFHPYIQTDFTETQLEIITDPNPNIGGTLDQLDTLQTVAYRSLEGDDRIWPLSMPPIMDHDDLQYVADHFERPAMRPYREYLVKKYGLQHGCLTGVHVNYSLPDPVIHRLYSHYTSEFSSLVAFKNALYFRIAQNFVRHQWLLTYLFGASPIAEKGFFDLKPEALHNPVRSIRNSRYGFVNLPQEQVTYTSLPAHLTQLQRLIDDGTYFSAHEFYGPVRLKGQANERDFLTGGIQYLELRDFDNTPFTGNGVSRHALYFIKMFMIYLLTEQLPDNLADELTIARAKNQEVALENPLTPTKFQDEGERIFTDLREMADQIGAHTEHWGVIDDLEEVLMHPELTPAAKMLTHIEDDSLMAFGQSVARRWYQERTVTKDLLPQLRRLAPQSQRFILSALQVGIRFYQVRDEDGADLLMFTFDGVTQVLGERETKVDNPVEHLRRLFPDLPPLPEQPAN